cagagtgaataaatgaaggctcggcacaccacttctgaaaggttgccaatccctgtgctAGTCCTTTTGTTGATTGTTTCTCAATCCAGTTGTAGGGAATTTCCAGTTGTAATATCCACCCATTGACCACCcggtattagggtgaccagatgtcccgattttacagagacagtcctgatatttggggttttgtattaccccccattccctgtcttgatttttcacacttgctatctggtcaccctatctggtaCGGATGGGTTTCCTTTTTCAGGAGAGGCTTCATGTCTGTGGAAGAGCAACTCTTCATACGCATGAACATCCCTCTCCTCTGTGGTGATTCATACTCACAGATGCTCACTACAACTGCCCAAATGTTAAATTACAATATGGAACAGACATTACAGgggagattaatgcaggcagcaactgaCAAGCATTCAACAGAGTCCAAAcattaaacactttttttataaTTCTAGTACCCATTTTATCAATATTAACCCACAAGTGAGCCAGACTGATTACATCTTTGTATCTATTAGTGTCCTGCTGAAACAGGgcgggaccttggcatgagctagAACTTGATCTGCCAGCATTACAGTGAGTGCCACAGTTTAATTACACAATGGATGAACAAGTATTTCATTTTCTAGATTTTAAGTTGCTCACCTTTAAATTTTGTTATGTCCCCCTTATTCTTGGAGTAAGGGGCAGGGAAAACAGAAGTTCACCATTCTACCTTCTCCCAGTTTCTGCAGAAAGAGGAGCATCAAGAACCTCAGCTGAGGATTCTGAGTCCTGGCCTCTGAACTCTGAGAAACAAGAGCTCATCACTTCAAGCTTGGGCTGTCCTGTGGTTACAGGTGAGCACTGTCTTCCTGACTGCATTTCTATACCACCTTCTAAACAGGGGCATGAATGTGATTTGTgaatattagagggacaaggtgggtgagttaatatcttttattagaccaacttttgGTGGTGaatgagacaagcttttgagctacacagagctcttcttcaggtgaatATTAAGAGTTTTAGCCTCACCTTCCCATCGCAGAGCTAGTTAGCATTCATAGCACCTTTTCACAGAGAAGTAGCATGAAATCCATGTCTTGTTACAGGTCctcagttgaggatctgccccGCTGACACAAATGGCACTactttgatttacaccagctgaggatccgtcTCAGTGTAAGccccaatcatagaatcatagaatcgaggaactggaagggatcttgagaggtcatctagtccagtccccttgactcaaggcaggactaagtactatcttcaccatccctgacagttgtttgtccaacctgctcttaaaaatctccaatgatggagattccacaacctccctagacaatttattccagtgcttaaccactccgacagaaagtttttcctaatgtccagcctgaactgtccttgctgcaatttaagcccattacttcttgtcctatcctcagaggttaaggagaatatttttctctctcttccttgtaacaaccttttatgtacttgaaaacagttatcatgtcccctctcagtcttctcttttccagactaaacaaacccacttttttcaatcttccctcataggtcttgtttcctagacctttaatcattttattgctcttctctggactttctccaatttgtccacatctttcctgaaatgtggcacccagaactggacacaatactccagttgaggcctaatcagcttggagtagagcggaagaattacttctcatatcttgcttacaacacttctgctaagacatcccagaatgatgtttgttttttttgcaacagtattacactgttgactcatatttagcttgtgatccactatgaccccccaatccctttccgcagtactccttccttccacagtcatttcccattttgtatgtgtgcaactgattgttctttcctaagtggagtactttccatttgttcttattgaatttcatcctatttacttcagatcaattctccagtttgttctgattattttgaattttaatcctatccttcaaagcactcgcaacccctcccagtttggtatcatccgtaaactttataagcgtactctctatgctattatctaaatcattgatgaagatattgaacagaaccggacccagaaccgatccctgcaggaccctactcgttatgcccttcaaacatgactgtgaaccactgataactactctgtgggaacggttttccaaccatttTTGAACCagatagtagctccatctaggttgtatttccctagtttgtttatgagaaggtcattcAAGACAGTATCAAAggcttactaaagtcaagatataccacatctattacttcccccctatccacaaggcttgttaccctgtcaaagaaaactatcatgttgctttgacatgatttgttcttgacaaatccatgctgactgttacttatcacttaattaccttctaggtgtttgcaaattgattgcttaattatttgctccattatatttctgggtacagaagttaagctgactggtctgtaattctccgggtagtccttatttccctttttatagatgggcactatatttgccctttttcagtcttctggaatgtcttctGTCTTCCATGAATTTTCAATGAGGTGGCGAGTGGTGATAGAGTCATACTAGCCCGGATCACACATGCCAGATTATTTCTAGACTCTGAGTTCAGGGACAGCATCTTCCTGATATTCCTGGTGACATACAGCATGGTGATCGTGGCCAGGAACACCCTCATCGTGGTGCTTGTTGTGCCTGATCAGCATCTTCATACCCTGCAAAGGATtctggccagtctcctgactggggacaaaACCATCTCAGTCAGTGGCTGCACCACGCAGCTGTATTTCTTTGCTTTTGTGGCATATACAGAATGCTATCTCCTAGCAGCAATGTCTTATGATCAGTTTTTACCGATACATAAACCTCTGAACTATTCAACTCTTACGAATACTAGGTTTTACCTCCAATTGGCTTATGGCTCCCTGTTAAATGTTGTTGGTTTTGggtgtgtttttggttttttgtttgtttgtttggttttggctTTTACCATCTTTGTCTTATTGCTATCACAGTTAATATTCTGTGGCCCAAATGAAAATGACCATTTCTATTGTGATGTCATCCCACTGATGGaactctcctgcagtgacacccAGCAAGTCATATAGATAGATTTCATATTAGTCTCTGTATTCATCCTGCCTCCATTCCTACTAACCCTGACATCCTATGTGCGCATCATTgccaccatcctgagaatcccttccaccactggaagacaaaaggccttttccacctgctcctctcacctcattgtggtgacaATTTTCTATGGAACCATAATGATTGTCTACCTGCTACTGGAATGTGATACACTGAGAGACCTGAACAAAGTGGTCTCTTTTTGCTAcagagtcctgactcccctggtaaacctcctcatctacagcctgagaaacagagaaGTCAAGGAAGCCTTGTGCAAAGCAGTCAGTAAATGTGGCTTTCACAGAAACCTGCAGATACACCTACATAATAATGTAACTTGAGGTTTTCAAGACTGCCTGGGTGCTTTGAGCAATCAGCCCCCATTAAAATTAAGCTGAAAACGCTCTTTGTAAATCTTAGCACTCAGTGTTTCCCATCTCAGTGGAAGGACCAGGGAGAGAGGTGGCCATAACCAGGTTCTCATCATGGAGTTATTATTTGGGCACTAGGCAGAATGGAAACAAAATTTTAACCAGTATTTTAGATCTgtaaaaaagccatttttgatcaaaataaatgttaggaaaataaaaatagtaaCTCCCTGTGCAACATAGATGGGGACGTAAGCCTGGGAAATCTGCCACCCCTGAAATTGTGCTTATTGCCAGCATAGCCCTCTGCAAATCAACCACCTTCACTGTGCTCACAGGCCAGAGGCAAACAACCAGACCCCAGCAGTGACCTCTGGACACTTCACCAGGAACAGCTTCATAGTTCTTATCTGGGCTACATCCATCTGTGACCAGCTCCGGCAAAGCCACAGCACCAGGCTCACTGGGCCCTTAGAGGTGAGGAGTTTGGGTAACCACAGAGAAGTAGATGCACATGCCAGGTCCAAAGGGACTGTCCAGACCTAGCTGGGGTTTTGCCAGGGCACACAGAGATCTGAGGCTAATTCTGCAGTTGGGTCTGTCAAACGGTCACTGACTAAGGACTCTTCCTACAGCCCTTcagggcagcagctgctcttctgTCACCAGCTGCACAGAGAAGTTCAAAGGGAGGGGACCTGTTACAATGAGTGTCCCCAAAACTCACTGCAACAAGCACATGTCCTGAGAGGGCTAGTTCTCAGGGCACAGTGTCTAGTCAGCCCCAGGTGCCTTACTCAGCTCTGCATGCAGGGCCCTCTCCTCGGGACGTGATGCAACCTATGGCGAGAGGAAGCAGCTGCCACCTACCTGGGCAGAACCCCTGTGATGCCTAACATGGCAGCGCTGGCTCAGTCACTGAGAGCACATCAGGGCTTGGCCAGAGGTAGAAGAGCTGGGCAACGGTGATGATGGTAGGGGTCCAACACTGTGGAAAGGATTTTCCAAGGGACCTAATGGTGTTAGGAACCCAAATCACTTTGAAATGGGAGTTGGACTCTTAACTTCCTTAGACGCCTCTGAGAATCTCAGCCTGGAGAGCAATGGGGATTTGTCATGGTAGATTCAATCTATGTATTTCCATTGGAAGCAGACTCCACATCAACACAAATGCACTGGATGGATGGGAAACCCCTGCTAAtgctttgaaaaccactgctgttgTACGTTGTCTCGTAGTCACTAATGTTGCAGTCATGATGTTGTGTGATTTGGTTCCTAGTGGCTATAATTTGGAACAGCACACACCCGGCAGTGAGTAAAGAATGAGGAGAGATGAGATTATGCTGTGTAGGGCCACTAGAGGGCAGAGGAATGGGACAGGTGTAGAGGTGCTGCCCAGTGAACAGCAGCCAAGGAGGAAGAGCAAGAAAGGAGATGTTGTGCTGCCAAATGACCAACCGAGGGAAGTGGAAAGGGAGGTGAAGCTGTATCATGGTGTATAAGTGGTGAGTAAAGAGCACTAAAGAGAAAAGGACCTCGATGCTATGTAATGAAGTGTGGGTAGTAGCAGATGTTGAGTAGTGAGAAATGGGCTTTTATACTGAATAATGGGCACCAGGTGACATAAGAGCTAAgaatgggaaagagaaaagaagaatgCACTACAGGATAGCAGAGTAACAGGCTGTCATGCTGAGAAATGGACACTAGATGGCAGCAGAGTACAGGAAGTGAAGGAGGGGGGAGGGTCAGAAATACTTTACTATCTGGAAAAAAATGCTGCtattaaccatcttaatttaaatgaaacaaacaaagaaacacttTCCTTACCttgtaaaatctttttttttatgttccctttatttttttagtagtttatgtgtgacacagtactgtactgtattggcgggtttgggggattttttgGTCTTTACTACTGCCTTATTGCGTagttccggttccaaatgaggtgtgtggttgactggtcagttcataactctgaggttctactgtacattatAACAGCCCATCACCTTGGACAGGCATCTTCCAAAAATGTAGGCTGGTGTTTGTCCATGATCTAAAATATTTTCCACAAAGGATCCTTAGACTAAAAAATGATGTAGAATAGACTTGTATAATTAAGAGTCACACAGAGCATTGTTAGCTACAAAGTTTTGGAAGACAAAATGAACCAAGTGGGAGAAAGGTTGAAGTGGGTCCATATTGAAAAGAATGAAGAAAGAATACAAATATGAGAGAGATTTTACACTTATTAAATTGAAGGGGAAGCCCATTTTCCAAACGTAGATCACATGCACCAGCTCATCTCTTCAGGTAACTGCAGGTCTCTTTAATGAGAAAGTCCTGTTTCTGCAGAATGATGAAAGACAAGAACCTCAGTGGAACCGGAGTCCTGTCTGCCAAACCCTGGAGAGCTCTGCGTAGCCGAaaacttgtctctcaccaacagaagttcgtccaataaaaggttttacctcacccatcttctctcaaaccctgagaaATAAACAGAGATTTCTGGCACTTTGCTCTGAACTCTAAAATTAAGCCTTAAAATTTCAGCCTGTAAGCAGGACAGGAAGGGGAGTTTCCAAATATTTATGGAATTAATTCATGAGACTTAACAAACTTTTAACTCTATGTTCTTCCAATTCAATTGCACAGCTTGATTTATTGTTCCTGGACTCAAACCATGGAAGACAGAGACTGGAGAAACCAAACGGCCACCACAGAATTCATCATCCTGGGATTCGGGGATCTCCCTGACCTGAaaattcttctcttcctgatGTTCCAAGTGATCTACATGGCAACCGTGGCTGGGAACACCCTCATCGTGGTGCTCATTGTGGCTGACCAGcatcttcacacccccatgtacttcttcctgggcaacttgtcctgcttggagacctgctatACCTCAACCATCCTGCCCAGGTTGCTGGCCAGTCTCCTAACTGGGGACAAAACCATCTCAGTCAGTGGCTGCTTCACACAACTGTATTTCTGTGGTTCTCTGGCATGTACAGAATGCTATCTCCTAGCAgcgatgtcttatgatcggtatttagcgatATGTAAACCCCTGCACTATTCAACTCTTATGAATAGCAGGTTTTGCCTCCAGTTGGCTGCTGGGTCATGGTTAAATGGTTGTTTGGCTTTAATTATCTTAATCTCATTCCTATCACAGTTATTATTCTGTGGCCcgaatgaaattgaccatttctatTGTGATCCCATCCCACTGATGGAACTCTCCTGTAGTGACACCCACCAGGTCATAGTGCTAGACTTCATAATAGTCTCTGTATTCACTGGGCCTCCATTCCTACTAACCCTGACATCCTATGTGTGTATCATTGCCACCATCCTAAGAATCCCTTCCACCATTgggaggcaaaaggccttttccacctgctcctcccacctcattgTGGTGACAATTTTCTATGGAACCATAATGATTGTCTACATGCTACTGAAACGTGATACACTGAGAGACCTGAACAAAGTGCTCTCTCTTTGCTACACAGTCCTGACTCCCCTGGtaaaccccctcatctacagcctgagaaacagagaggtcaaggaagCCTTGAGCAAAGCAGTCAGTAAATGTGGCTTTCACAAAAATGTGCAGAGACTCCAGGATAATAACTTGGCTTGAGGTTTTCAAAGCTGTCCGTGTGATTTAAGCTGTATATGCCTCTTTGTTCCTGTAGGGTACGGTAAGGCCTTGAGCCTAAACACCTGAatgaatctaaggcctggtctacactacgcgtttaaaccgaatttagcagcgttaaaccgatttaaccctgcacccgtccacacaacgaagccctttatatcgatataaagggctctttataccgatttctgtactcctccccgacgaggggggTAGCGCTCAattcggtattgccatgtcagattagggttagtgtggccgcaattcgatggtattggcctacgggagctatcccacagtgcaccattttgaccgctctggacagcaatctggagtcggatgcactggccaggtagacaggaaaagccccacgaacttttgaatttcatttcctgttcgcCCAGCGTGGAGAGATCATCAGCataggtgaccacgcagagctcatcaggtaacaatgcagtctcctgagaatcgaaaaagagctccagcatggactgcatgggaggtactggatctgatcgctgtatggggagaggattccatgctaacagaactccgttccaaaagacgaaatgaaaaaacatttgaaaaaatttccaaggccatgatgcagagaggccacaccagggactcagtacagtgccgtgtgaaagttaaggagctcaggcaagcctaccagaaaaccaaagaagcaaatggaaagtCCGGGGCAtggccgaaaacatgccgcttatatgctgagctgcatgcaattctaggagGGTCTGCCatcactaccccacccctgtccgtggattccgagatgggggtggtaatcgcagccatggctgaggattctgtggacggggaagatgaggaggaagaggaggacgagcttgtagagagcacacagcactccgttctccccaacagccaggagtttttctcaccctgacggaattaccctcccagccctcccaagcaactatcccagacaatgaagccatggaagggacctctggtgagtgtaccttgtaaatataagacatgatttaaaagcaagcattttttaatgattaatttgccctgaggacttgaaatgcatttgcggccagtacagttactggaaaagtctgttaacatgtctggggatggagcggaaatcctccagggacatctccatgaagctctcctggaggtactccaaaagcctttgcagaaggtttctgggcagcgctgctttatttcatcctccatggtaggacacttgaccacgccatgcatgtagcaagtaatctggtatcattgcatgacaaagcctagctgcgtatggtcccggtgattgctggcattcaaacaacatccgttctttatctcgctgtgttatcctcaggagagtgatattgttcatggtaacctggttgaaattcaggaatttaagtaaggggacagagatggccattcctactgggctgtttgccagtggcttaaaagaaatccttccctgcaggtagccaagcggggggaagggcggggggcgattggtgctgagcttttccgcgtttggctagcagggatctttcctgctaccagccatgcgattgggaggggtgggggaaaacagggtgtttagcagtgatcttccatgataccagccatgggggtggtttctgctgctgcacgttaacaggaaagaagcagcactcaacgggctttacttgctatttgggaaaggagggcgctggatagatgaaggctgcagaagccgaaagacaatggcttaccatggccgcatgcaagccgaattctgctgcctggacctgcgtctgtgatctctaacaccaaagccgcaggcactcaatattaagatgcaaaatgtgaccttgtagtgaaaacacatgtgctatgtaaggtgaatagtgttgttcatcgtgaaagagtatgaccattgttctgtaaaatgtatctttttaaatacttctctcccttttttccctccctgatgcagctgcaaatttttcaagcctccctactccgtcccgaagactatctcagataaggcggcggaaaaaaaagacgcaagaagaaatgttttcagaaatcatggaagtgacacGCAacgaaagagctcatctgaatgagtggaaggacgtagcaaattacaggaaagatgatctgggggtcatagtggaccacaagctgaatatgagtgaacagtgtaacgcTGCTGCAAAAAAACAGAACATCACTCTGGGATGGCCACTCTACTCgttgctgattaggcctcaactggagtatgatgtccagttctgggcaccacgtttcaggaaatatgtggacaaattggagtacgtccagagaaaagaagaaaaaattaaggaaatatgacctatgagggaagattgaaacatgatacagttttcaagtatgtaaaaatcAAGTAGCATTTttttacaaaagcagtttctatACAGATCAATGGCTGCTAGAGATAGCACATTTCTACATCTATCAATTTTACATACATAATAGTGCAAGAAACTGCTACCTGGAGGCATTTGCTACATCAGGTAGCAGTTTACTACAATAGCAGTTTATTACAATCTAACCTATCAGTAACTGCTATCAATAGCACTTTCCTACATGGAGCAGTTTACTACACTACAAGGCAAATGTCCAAAAACGAATGTCAGCTGGCAAAGACAGTTCCTTTGGGCTCCTTGTACAGTGTCTGTGCTTTTGAGGGCCCTACAAGCATGGCCTGACTAGCTCAGCTGGTAGAGTATGTGCCCCTTAAtctcagggctgtggggtttgtgCCTCACTTTGGGTGTTTGATGTTGTAGCcaaaaggtacgtctacactacgggattattccgaatttacataaaccggtttaacaaaacagattgtataaaatcgagtgtgcacggccacactaaacacattaaatcggtggtgtgcgtccacggtctgaggctagcgtcgatttctggagcattgcactgtgggtagctattccgtagctatcccatagttcccgcagcctctcccccctttgaatttccgggttgagatcccagtgcctgatgcggcaaaaatcattgtcgcgggtggttctgggtaaatgtcgtcagtcactccttccgctgggaaagcaacggcagacaagcatttcatgcctttttttccctggattgccc
The Mauremys reevesii isolate NIE-2019 linkage group 15, ASM1616193v1, whole genome shotgun sequence DNA segment above includes these coding regions:
- the LOC120383091 gene encoding olfactory receptor 6N1-like, translating into MEDRDWRNQTATTEFIILGFGDLPDLKILLFLMFQVIYMATVAGNTLIVVLIVADQHLHTPMYFFLGNLSCLETCYTSTILPRLLASLLTGDKTISVSGCFTQLYFCGSLACTECYLLAAMSYDRYLAICKPLHYSTLMNSRFCLQLAAGSWLNGCLALIILISFLSQLLFCGPNEIDHFYCDPIPLMELSCSDTHQVIVLDFIIVSVFTGPPFLLTLTSYVCIIATILRIPSTIGRQKAFSTCSSHLIVVTIFYGTIMIVYMLLKRDTLRDLNKVLSLCYTVLTPLVNPLIYSLRNREVKEALSKAVSKCGFHKNVQRLQDNNLA